Proteins found in one Haloferax litoreum genomic segment:
- a CDS encoding DUF7544 domain-containing protein — protein MSWKAIDALDDARDATGSLLLPFDAGRWARLALIALFVGGIGSGGGGAGNAGNTGVTFPADGTPPTNVPIDSLPGFVTPGNVFAAVLVLAAIGITLGLIWSFIGSVMQFVFVDGVISKDVRIRKPFRERLGLGLRLFVFQIGLVLAVLLLLGLPLAAVVLGGISLDGSVFLLAIPLVFLALLVFLVLAIALQLTTDFVVPTMIAEDKQVIDSWRRVVPVFRAEFSEFGLYILIRFVLGILASIAIGIAAALLLLVVAIPFAIVGGGIFLALSAAGVSAFSTVGVVLLGAVGLLFVLTAIAVSALVQMPVVTFFRYYSLFLLGSADESLDLVSNFRTEDDTPAPEGPTPA, from the coding sequence ATGAGTTGGAAAGCAATCGACGCCCTCGACGACGCCCGTGACGCGACGGGGTCGCTCCTCCTCCCGTTCGACGCCGGACGGTGGGCGCGCCTCGCACTCATCGCCCTCTTCGTCGGTGGAATCGGAAGCGGTGGTGGCGGTGCCGGAAACGCCGGAAACACCGGGGTAACATTCCCCGCAGACGGCACGCCACCGACCAACGTTCCAATCGACTCGCTTCCGGGATTCGTCACACCGGGGAACGTCTTCGCCGCCGTCCTCGTACTGGCGGCCATCGGCATCACGCTCGGCCTCATCTGGTCGTTCATCGGCTCCGTGATGCAGTTCGTCTTCGTCGACGGTGTCATCTCGAAAGACGTGCGCATCCGCAAACCGTTCCGCGAACGCCTCGGCCTCGGACTCAGACTGTTCGTGTTCCAGATTGGCCTCGTCCTCGCCGTCTTACTCCTGCTCGGGCTTCCACTCGCAGCAGTCGTCCTCGGCGGCATCAGCCTCGACGGGTCGGTGTTCCTGCTGGCGATACCGCTCGTCTTCCTCGCACTCTTGGTGTTCTTGGTGCTCGCCATCGCCCTCCAGTTGACGACGGACTTCGTCGTCCCGACGATGATTGCCGAAGACAAGCAGGTCATCGACTCGTGGCGGCGCGTGGTCCCGGTGTTCCGTGCTGAATTCTCCGAGTTCGGCCTCTACATCCTCATCAGGTTCGTCCTCGGCATCCTCGCGAGCATCGCCATCGGTATCGCTGCGGCCCTGCTCTTGCTCGTCGTCGCGATACCGTTCGCCATCGTCGGCGGCGGTATCTTCCTCGCACTCTCCGCAGCAGGCGTCAGCGCGTTCTCCACCGTCGGAGTAGTGTTGCTCGGTGCCGTCGGACTGCTGTTCGTCCTCACCGCAATCGCGGTGAGTGCGCTCGTTCAGATGCCCGTGGTGACGTTCTTCCGGTACTACTCGCTGTTCCTCCTCGGGAGTGCAGACGAGTCGCTGGACCTCGTGTCTAACTTCCGTACCGAAGACGACACTCCGGCACCCGAAGGCCCGACGCCCGCCTGA
- a CDS encoding MFS transporter: MTVDNPRRALGVVFFIVFVDLLGFGILIPVIPLYALSFGATEFVGSLLIASYSAMQFLAAPLLGRLSDARGRRPVLLLSLTGSVIAWTLFGIAGSLAVLFAARMLAGAMGGNIATAQAYIADITPPEDRAKGLGLLGAAFGLGFVFGPALGGFFASDTVVAVARDVLPAMVPVSEFSLPSFAAAVITGTNLVVAFFVLPESRPPGERDPSAERPSRIEQLLTALRTHGLGALVASFFLVSFAFSALESQFIFLTNEQYGYGATENAIILTYVGVVLAIVQGGLVGPLTDRFGEYRLAVGGTAIQVVMLAAVPFSPVFGSYLPSVGTLLPVGPTLPSGVVALLVVMTPLSFGNALTNVSLNTLVSRSASDDEQGGAFGLTQSAGSLARTFGPALAGGLYTGIAFWAPFVAGGLLMIPILLLLGQLNREVIAATTA; the protein is encoded by the coding sequence ATGACTGTCGACAACCCGCGACGGGCCCTCGGCGTGGTCTTCTTCATCGTCTTCGTCGACCTGCTGGGGTTCGGAATCCTCATCCCAGTGATTCCGCTGTACGCGCTCTCGTTCGGCGCGACGGAGTTCGTCGGAAGTCTGCTCATCGCGTCGTACTCCGCGATGCAGTTCCTCGCTGCACCACTGCTCGGTCGACTTTCCGACGCCCGTGGACGGCGACCGGTTCTCTTGCTCTCTCTCACCGGGAGCGTCATCGCGTGGACGCTCTTCGGCATCGCGGGGTCGCTCGCAGTGCTCTTTGCCGCGCGCATGCTCGCTGGGGCGATGGGCGGCAACATCGCAACTGCGCAGGCGTACATCGCCGACATCACGCCGCCAGAAGACCGGGCCAAGGGACTCGGACTCCTCGGGGCCGCGTTCGGCCTCGGATTCGTCTTCGGTCCGGCACTCGGCGGGTTCTTCGCCAGCGACACCGTCGTGGCCGTCGCACGCGACGTGCTCCCTGCGATGGTCCCCGTCTCGGAGTTCTCGTTGCCCAGTTTCGCCGCCGCGGTCATCACGGGAACCAACCTCGTCGTGGCGTTCTTCGTCCTTCCCGAGTCGCGTCCGCCGGGTGAACGCGACCCATCGGCGGAGAGACCATCGCGTATCGAGCAACTCCTGACGGCGCTTCGGACTCACGGCCTCGGTGCACTCGTCGCCTCGTTCTTCCTCGTCTCGTTCGCCTTCTCCGCGCTGGAGAGTCAGTTCATCTTCCTCACGAACGAGCAGTACGGATACGGCGCGACGGAGAACGCGATTATCCTCACCTACGTTGGTGTGGTGCTCGCCATCGTCCAAGGTGGTCTGGTCGGCCCGCTGACCGACCGGTTCGGTGAGTACCGCTTGGCGGTCGGTGGAACCGCGATTCAGGTCGTGATGCTCGCGGCAGTCCCGTTCTCGCCGGTGTTCGGGTCGTACCTTCCCAGCGTCGGGACACTGCTCCCCGTTGGACCCACGCTCCCATCGGGCGTCGTCGCACTACTCGTCGTGATGACGCCGTTGTCGTTCGGGAACGCCCTCACGAACGTCTCGTTGAACACGCTGGTCTCGCGTTCCGCGAGCGACGACGAACAAGGAGGTGCCTTCGGTCTCACCCAGAGCGCCGGGAGTCTCGCACGGACCTTCGGGCCGGCCCTCGCAGGCGGCCTCTACACGGGTATCGCCTTCTGGGCACCGTTCGTCGCGGGTGGGTTGCTGATGATTCCGATTCTGCTCCTCTTAGGTCAACTGAACCGTGAGGTCATCGCGGCGACGACGGCGTAA
- a CDS encoding DUF7543 family protein has translation MSWTEVRNDERIVEWERSDGHATLRLRRGPNAWHVRYDRLHQSPEGRGYESRRFDDEDAARATLAEWKDEYDVDEP, from the coding sequence ATGAGTTGGACGGAAGTCCGCAACGACGAGCGTATCGTGGAGTGGGAACGGAGCGACGGTCACGCGACCCTTCGCCTTCGGCGCGGCCCGAACGCGTGGCACGTCAGATACGACCGACTCCACCAGTCGCCGGAGGGCCGTGGCTACGAGAGTCGCCGTTTCGACGACGAAGACGCCGCCCGGGCGACGCTCGCCGAGTGGAAAGACGAGTACGACGTCGACGAACCCTGA
- a CDS encoding ABC transporter permease, which translates to MRTATAREMVILLREVARKQYILLRRYPVNTVGGLLAIYVFFALIFFGGRAVAGPAFDDSLDSLIVGYFLVTMAFSAYQDLAGNVMTEAQWGTLEQLYMAPLGFGRVMAAKTVVNVAFSFLWGGATLVLMLVTTGRTLAIDLLTVVPVGVFALASVVGVGFVMAGLALLYKRVNSIFGLLQFGFIGLAAAPVEQAPLLKVLPLAQGSFMLQRAMTGGVRLWEFPPADVAVLVGVGVGYAVVGYAVFSVLTRRARRRGVLGHY; encoded by the coding sequence ATGAGAACCGCCACGGCGCGCGAGATGGTGATTCTCCTCCGTGAGGTCGCACGGAAACAGTACATCTTGCTCAGGCGCTACCCTGTGAACACGGTCGGCGGACTGCTCGCAATCTACGTGTTCTTCGCGCTCATCTTCTTCGGCGGGCGTGCCGTCGCCGGCCCCGCGTTCGACGACTCGCTCGACTCGCTCATCGTCGGGTACTTCCTCGTGACGATGGCCTTCTCGGCGTATCAGGACCTCGCGGGTAACGTCATGACCGAAGCCCAGTGGGGTACCCTCGAACAACTCTACATGGCACCGCTCGGATTCGGTCGCGTGATGGCCGCCAAGACGGTCGTAAACGTCGCGTTTAGCTTCCTCTGGGGCGGTGCGACGCTCGTGTTGATGCTCGTGACGACCGGTCGAACGCTCGCTATCGACCTGCTGACCGTGGTTCCCGTTGGCGTCTTCGCGCTCGCGTCGGTGGTCGGCGTCGGATTCGTGATGGCAGGTCTGGCACTTCTCTACAAGCGCGTCAACAGCATCTTCGGCCTGCTTCAGTTCGGATTCATCGGACTCGCGGCCGCGCCCGTAGAGCAAGCACCGTTGCTCAAGGTGCTGCCACTCGCACAGGGGAGTTTCATGTTACAGCGAGCGATGACCGGCGGCGTCAGACTCTGGGAGTTTCCGCCGGCCGACGTCGCCGTCCTCGTCGGTGTCGGCGTTGGATACGCCGTCGTCGGATACGCTGTCTTCTCCGTGTTGACGCGTCGTGCGCGACGACGAGGCGTCCTCGGACACTACTGA
- a CDS encoding ABC transporter ATP-binding protein — protein MSTPAAPNAARETPVTRSVSHDERTAPPVIEVSTLTKRYADVTAVDDVSFSVEQGTILGVLGPNGAGKTTMLKAMLGLLVPSDGTVRVCGIDVHAHPARAYRRLGATLEGARNVYWRLTVRENLAFFAGLAGEDVRDPAVRARHDALLDQLGLLDRADDVVNELSRGMKQKVALACALARDVDVAFLDEPTLGLDVESSVDLRRELRRLADDRGLTVVLTSHDMSVVEDLCDRVLVVNHGRLVADDDVTSLVELFRTSAVRVVVDGPLSAATERTIRTDYTVESWETNGDRTRVLVALDDANDVPELAARFVADGGRLVSVNTVEPDLTEAFLQLTGGEDR, from the coding sequence ATGAGCACTCCCGCCGCACCAAACGCGGCACGGGAGACACCGGTCACCCGGAGTGTCAGCCACGACGAACGCACCGCCCCACCGGTCATCGAGGTTTCGACGCTCACCAAACGATACGCCGACGTGACCGCCGTCGACGACGTCTCGTTTTCGGTCGAACAGGGAACGATTCTCGGCGTTCTGGGGCCCAATGGGGCGGGAAAGACGACGATGCTGAAGGCGATGCTCGGACTGCTCGTCCCCTCGGATGGAACCGTCCGCGTCTGTGGCATCGACGTTCACGCCCACCCGGCGCGGGCGTATCGACGCCTCGGTGCCACACTGGAGGGCGCTCGGAACGTCTACTGGCGATTGACTGTCCGTGAGAACCTCGCGTTCTTCGCTGGCCTCGCGGGCGAGGACGTCCGCGACCCGGCGGTTCGCGCACGCCACGATGCCCTCTTGGACCAACTTGGCCTCCTCGACAGGGCCGACGACGTGGTGAACGAACTCTCGCGGGGGATGAAACAGAAAGTTGCCCTCGCGTGTGCCCTCGCCCGCGACGTTGACGTCGCGTTTCTCGACGAACCGACGCTCGGACTCGACGTGGAGAGTTCGGTCGACTTACGCCGTGAACTTCGACGACTGGCCGACGACCGGGGACTGACTGTCGTCCTCACCAGCCACGACATGAGCGTCGTCGAAGACCTGTGTGACCGCGTCCTCGTCGTGAACCACGGCCGTCTCGTCGCCGACGACGACGTCACGTCGCTCGTGGAACTGTTCCGGACGAGTGCGGTCCGGGTCGTCGTCGATGGGCCACTCTCGGCCGCGACGGAACGTACTATTCGGACCGACTACACCGTCGAATCGTGGGAGACGAACGGCGACCGGACGCGCGTCCTCGTCGCACTGGACGACGCGAACGACGTACCCGAATTGGCCGCGCGGTTCGTCGCGGACGGAGGCCGTCTCGTCTCGGTGAACACGGTCGAACCCGACCTGACAGAAGCGTTCTTGCAGTTGACCGGCGGCGAAGACCGATGA
- a CDS encoding CBS domain-containing protein — MSTKATVKEYMTREVQTVSPSNTVADVARRIAESDGHNGFPVCEGRKVEGFVTARDILLASDDEAIEAVMATDLVVAHPEMDVNDAARVILRSGIQKLPVVDDAGNLVGIISNTDVIRSQIERATPEKVGKLMRTLEQIHGITVHQERRTVTISTLIPTQARVYADELEGRTYELERGLAEPLVVIDNNGTLLLADGHHRALAADRIDMEEMDAYVIVIDDPVELGMQRTAEKEGLHSIDDIDIVDYARHPLVESTRRLQ, encoded by the coding sequence ATGAGTACCAAAGCGACCGTCAAGGAGTACATGACTCGCGAGGTCCAGACCGTCTCTCCGAGTAACACGGTCGCAGACGTGGCCCGTCGTATCGCCGAGAGCGACGGCCACAACGGGTTCCCCGTCTGTGAAGGCCGCAAGGTCGAAGGCTTCGTCACGGCCCGCGATATCCTCCTCGCGAGCGACGACGAGGCCATCGAGGCGGTGATGGCGACAGACCTCGTCGTCGCCCATCCCGAGATGGACGTGAACGACGCTGCCCGGGTCATCCTTCGCTCGGGTATCCAGAAACTGCCCGTCGTGGACGACGCGGGCAACCTCGTGGGTATCATCTCGAACACGGATGTGATTCGAAGCCAAATCGAGCGCGCGACGCCCGAGAAAGTCGGGAAACTCATGCGGACGCTCGAACAGATTCACGGTATCACCGTCCACCAGGAACGACGGACAGTCACCATCTCGACTCTCATTCCGACGCAAGCGCGCGTCTACGCCGACGAGTTAGAAGGGAGAACCTACGAACTCGAACGTGGCCTCGCAGAACCGCTGGTCGTCATCGACAACAACGGCACGCTTCTCTTGGCTGACGGCCACCACCGTGCACTGGCGGCGGACCGTATCGACATGGAAGAGATGGACGCCTACGTCATCGTCATCGACGACCCCGTGGAACTCGGGATGCAACGCACCGCCGAGAAGGAAGGCCTGCACTCTATCGACGACATCGACATCGTCGACTACGCCCGACACCCACTCGTCGAGTCGACTCGGCGACTCCAATGA
- a CDS encoding DHHA1 domain-containing protein → MVRRLVLGCGGLEGSFIETLADRPGSVVVVTDRKGRAEDFRADGVAATAGDPNDPTNYPEYADVVIVGGDSTDENRDVARTARGHFPDASLVVYLGTDASESSRADIERIADETIDPTRLVADRIYDAVGSSHSERLNRLMRVLRSLDGRLAVVMHDNPDPDAIASGLALQAIAKRANVESDVCYFGDISHQENRALVNLLDLNLRVLDGAPEPDEYAGFALVDHSRPGVNDRLPTDTTIDIVVDHHPPRAPVEARYVDLRSGVGATSTLLTEYLRRLGIVPDTQVATALLFGIQVDTNDFTREVSTADFEAAAYLFPHVDTDLLARVETPSMTSDTMETLARSIANRDVRGEVLTSNVGDIRERDALAQAADYLLGMDGVDVSVVYGLMDGTVYVSGRAHGGRVDLGEMFRDALSPIGSAGGHADMAGAQIPLGILDDVGDDSRESLATIVTDIVAGRLFETLEHAPSTPRLDVDVTFEYPLDK, encoded by the coding sequence ATGGTACGTCGCCTGGTTCTCGGGTGCGGGGGCCTCGAAGGGTCATTTATCGAGACACTCGCTGACAGGCCGGGGTCGGTCGTGGTCGTCACCGACAGGAAAGGCCGTGCCGAAGACTTCCGTGCCGACGGCGTCGCAGCGACGGCAGGCGACCCGAACGATCCGACGAACTACCCGGAATACGCCGACGTGGTCATCGTCGGAGGTGACTCGACAGACGAGAACCGCGACGTGGCACGGACGGCACGCGGCCACTTTCCCGACGCGTCACTCGTCGTCTATCTCGGAACAGACGCCAGTGAGTCGAGTCGTGCGGATATCGAACGTATCGCCGACGAGACCATCGACCCGACCCGACTCGTCGCAGACCGCATCTACGACGCCGTCGGGTCGTCACACAGTGAACGCCTCAATCGCTTGATGCGGGTCCTCCGGAGTCTCGACGGCCGACTCGCAGTCGTCATGCACGACAACCCGGACCCCGACGCCATCGCGTCGGGGTTAGCTCTCCAAGCGATTGCGAAACGGGCGAACGTTGAGTCCGACGTGTGTTACTTCGGGGATATTTCTCATCAGGAGAACCGGGCGTTGGTGAACCTCCTCGACCTCAACCTCCGCGTGCTCGACGGTGCTCCGGAACCGGACGAGTACGCCGGGTTCGCCCTCGTCGACCACTCGCGGCCGGGCGTCAACGACCGTTTGCCCACCGACACGACGATAGATATCGTCGTCGACCACCACCCACCGCGAGCACCGGTCGAAGCGAGGTACGTCGACCTCAGGAGTGGCGTCGGTGCGACGAGTACGCTCCTCACTGAGTACCTCCGGCGACTCGGCATCGTCCCCGACACACAGGTCGCAACCGCGCTCTTGTTCGGGATACAGGTCGATACCAACGACTTCACTCGCGAGGTTTCGACTGCCGACTTCGAGGCCGCCGCGTACCTCTTTCCCCACGTCGATACCGACCTCTTGGCACGGGTCGAGACGCCGAGTATGACCTCCGATACGATGGAGACACTCGCGCGCAGCATCGCCAACAGGGACGTTCGTGGCGAGGTTCTCACGTCGAACGTCGGCGACATCCGCGAGCGAGACGCGTTGGCGCAGGCGGCCGACTACCTCCTGGGGATGGATGGCGTGGACGTGAGCGTCGTCTACGGGTTGATGGACGGAACCGTGTACGTCTCTGGGCGCGCACACGGCGGGCGCGTCGACCTCGGAGAGATGTTCCGCGACGCACTTTCCCCGATTGGCAGCGCCGGTGGACACGCAGACATGGCGGGGGCGCAGATTCCGCTCGGTATCTTGGACGACGTGGGTGACGACTCACGAGAGTCACTCGCGACTATCGTCACGGACATCGTCGCTGGTCGCCTCTTCGAGACGCTCGAACACGCCCCGTCGACGCCGCGTCTGGACGTGGACGTCACGTTCGAATACCCACTGGACAAGTGA
- a CDS encoding DUF7522 family protein: MELESQLVPESRAESIVRTCRTVVGDDLRSVTYFTHDRCEQIYLRSDLEADADLTGFVEHETDGFQARTAYRGSELGNYRYTVRAFEHGYLTRVTVASNGVFVTTDGLTLRRSEELASALSELLRVE; the protein is encoded by the coding sequence ATGGAACTCGAATCACAACTCGTCCCCGAATCTCGCGCCGAGTCGATCGTCCGAACCTGCCGAACCGTCGTCGGCGACGACCTCAGAAGTGTCACGTACTTCACCCACGACCGGTGCGAGCAGATTTATCTCCGTTCCGACCTCGAAGCGGACGCTGACTTGACCGGATTCGTCGAACACGAGACCGACGGGTTTCAAGCCCGCACCGCCTACCGAGGGTCCGAACTCGGGAACTACCGCTACACGGTCCGCGCGTTCGAACACGGGTACCTGACGCGCGTCACTGTCGCGTCCAACGGCGTCTTCGTCACGACCGACGGTCTCACTCTTCGGCGGTCCGAGGAACTGGCGTCGGCACTCTCGGAGTTGTTGCGGGTCGAATAA
- a CDS encoding NADH-quinone oxidoreductase subunit N, producing MTPLQTLPDWTAMAPAIVLGLTGLLLLIIDTVDPETSNNGLLAGVATLGSLGAGGIAGWFLIAGTGMEQTGGAISLYGDAIVVDGMSLFFTLIFTSVAAMVSVASYDYLADQRYQGEFYSLVLFAATGMTLMAMSNSLATVFVSLELASLPSYALVAFLKKNRGSVEAGLKYFLIGALSSAVFAFGISLVFAVTGSLVLPDVAANLSNADELVGVLGLGVLMIAGGFAFKTASVPFHFWAPEAYEGAPAPVSAFLSSASKAAGFAVAFRVFTVAFPLDTVTALGGGSVDWSLLFALLAVVTMTLGNFAAATQENVKRMLAYSSIGHAGYALIGLAAITVGNSAANGDVLGASMAHLLVYGFMNTGAFLFIAMAEKWGIGRTFEDYNGLATKVPIAATAMTIFMFSLAGLPPFGGFVSKYALFYSAIESGFWWLAAVGAVNSALSLFYYSRVVKAMWIEEPSKPLEIGSQPVGLYVAVIFAAVGTVLLLPGFQPVIETAQTVAAALF from the coding sequence ATGACGCCACTGCAGACACTCCCCGACTGGACGGCGATGGCACCTGCCATCGTGCTCGGTCTGACGGGACTGCTCTTGCTCATCATCGACACCGTCGACCCGGAGACGTCGAACAACGGACTCCTCGCCGGTGTGGCGACGCTCGGGTCGCTGGGTGCCGGCGGTATCGCCGGGTGGTTCCTCATCGCAGGGACCGGCATGGAGCAGACTGGCGGCGCAATCTCGCTGTACGGCGACGCAATCGTCGTCGACGGGATGAGCCTGTTCTTCACGCTCATCTTCACGAGTGTCGCCGCGATGGTCTCCGTCGCTTCGTACGACTACCTCGCCGACCAGCGCTATCAGGGTGAGTTCTACTCGCTGGTCCTCTTCGCCGCGACGGGGATGACGCTGATGGCGATGTCGAACTCGCTGGCGACGGTGTTCGTCAGCCTCGAACTCGCCTCGCTGCCGTCGTACGCGCTCGTCGCGTTCCTCAAGAAGAACCGCGGCAGCGTCGAAGCGGGACTGAAGTACTTCCTCATCGGCGCACTGTCGTCGGCGGTGTTCGCGTTCGGTATCAGCCTCGTGTTCGCCGTCACCGGGTCGCTCGTCCTCCCGGACGTCGCGGCTAACCTGTCCAACGCCGACGAACTCGTCGGTGTGCTCGGACTCGGCGTGCTGATGATTGCCGGTGGGTTCGCCTTCAAGACCGCCTCCGTCCCGTTCCACTTCTGGGCGCCGGAGGCCTACGAAGGTGCACCCGCACCCGTCAGTGCGTTCCTCTCGTCGGCGTCGAAGGCCGCCGGTTTCGCCGTCGCCTTCCGCGTCTTCACGGTCGCGTTCCCGCTCGACACCGTCACCGCACTCGGTGGCGGCAGCGTGGACTGGTCGCTCCTGTTCGCACTGCTCGCCGTCGTCACGATGACGCTCGGTAACTTCGCGGCCGCGACCCAAGAGAACGTCAAGCGCATGCTCGCGTACTCCTCGATTGGGCACGCCGGCTACGCGCTCATCGGCCTCGCGGCCATCACCGTCGGCAACAGCGCCGCAAACGGTGACGTCCTCGGTGCGAGTATGGCCCACCTGCTCGTCTACGGCTTCATGAACACCGGTGCGTTCCTGTTCATCGCCATGGCCGAGAAGTGGGGCATCGGTCGCACGTTCGAAGACTACAACGGACTCGCGACGAAGGTGCCCATCGCCGCGACGGCGATGACCATCTTCATGTTCTCGCTGGCAGGGCTCCCACCGTTCGGTGGCTTCGTCTCGAAGTACGCCCTGTTCTACTCGGCTATCGAGTCCGGCTTCTGGTGGCTCGCCGCCGTCGGCGCGGTGAACAGCGCACTGTCGCTGTTCTACTACAGTCGCGTCGTCAAGGCGATGTGGATAGAAGAGCCGTCGAAGCCGCTCGAAATCGGAAGCCAGCCGGTCGGTCTGTACGTCGCGGTGATCTTCGCCGCCGTCGGTACGGTCCTCCTGCTTCCCGGCTTCCAGCCCGTCATCGAGACGGCACAGACCGTCGCTGCGGCGCTCTTCTGA
- a CDS encoding complex I subunit 4 family protein has product MIIEALIGVTFLAALVTFVLPDRYAGKAAFALSLVPVLGSLVMWQQYDASGNALLGGNIAFETDVVWLQLGQYDLHWMVGVDGISLPLVVLTTILTTLAIVSSWTPIAERQSQFYGLMLLMEANLLGVFTALDFFVWFVFWEAVLVPMYFLIGVWGGPRRKYAAIKFFVYTNIASLVMFIGFISLVFGLGDSISSLRLPEIAMALQSGQLSGFAGLSASALASVAFIAMFLGFAVKVPVVPFHTWLPDAHVEAPTPASVMLAGVLLKMGTYALLRFNFTMLPETARSFALPIALVAVASVIYGALLALAQQDLKRIVAYSSVSSMGYVILGLIAYTTYGVGGATFQMVAHGLISGLMFMAVGVIYNTTHTRMVTDMSGMADKMPVTAGIFVAGAFGYMGLPLMAGFAAEFFIFKGAFESTVMAAMPLFTGVAMFGIVIVAGYLLFAMQRTLFGPFRFDGDYEITEAPFHDVAPLAVLLLLTIVLGVSPDIFFTMIQDAVNPILELGGAF; this is encoded by the coding sequence ATGATAATCGAAGCGCTCATCGGAGTCACGTTCCTCGCCGCGCTGGTCACGTTCGTCCTGCCGGACCGCTATGCCGGCAAGGCGGCCTTCGCGCTGAGTCTGGTTCCCGTCCTCGGGAGCCTCGTTATGTGGCAACAGTACGACGCGAGCGGGAACGCCTTACTCGGCGGGAACATCGCGTTCGAGACAGACGTCGTCTGGCTCCAACTCGGCCAGTACGACCTCCACTGGATGGTCGGCGTCGACGGAATTAGCCTTCCGCTCGTCGTCCTCACGACCATCCTCACCACGCTCGCTATCGTTAGCTCGTGGACACCCATCGCCGAGCGCCAGTCCCAGTTCTACGGGCTGATGCTCCTGATGGAGGCGAACCTCCTTGGCGTCTTCACGGCGCTCGACTTCTTCGTCTGGTTCGTCTTCTGGGAGGCTGTCCTCGTCCCGATGTACTTCCTCATCGGTGTCTGGGGCGGCCCCCGCCGCAAGTACGCGGCGATCAAGTTCTTCGTCTACACGAACATCGCGTCGCTCGTGATGTTCATCGGGTTCATCTCGCTCGTGTTCGGCCTCGGCGACTCCATCTCGTCGCTGCGCCTGCCCGAAATCGCGATGGCCCTGCAAAGCGGACAACTCAGCGGCTTCGCCGGCCTCTCGGCGAGTGCGCTGGCGTCCGTCGCGTTCATCGCGATGTTCCTCGGATTCGCGGTCAAGGTCCCGGTCGTCCCGTTCCACACGTGGCTTCCGGACGCTCACGTCGAAGCACCCACGCCGGCGTCGGTCATGCTGGCTGGGGTGCTCCTGAAGATGGGTACGTACGCCCTGCTCCGGTTCAACTTCACGATGCTGCCGGAGACGGCGCGAAGCTTCGCGCTGCCCATCGCGCTGGTCGCCGTGGCGAGCGTCATCTACGGCGCACTCCTCGCGCTGGCACAACAGGACCTCAAGCGCATCGTCGCGTACTCCTCCGTGTCGTCGATGGGGTACGTCATCCTCGGTCTCATCGCCTACACCACCTACGGTGTCGGCGGTGCGACCTTCCAGATGGTCGCCCACGGACTCATCTCCGGTCTGATGTTCATGGCCGTCGGTGTCATCTACAACACGACGCACACGCGCATGGTCACGGACATGTCCGGGATGGCCGACAAGATGCCCGTCACGGCGGGTATCTTCGTCGCCGGTGCGTTCGGTTACATGGGCCTCCCGCTCATGGCCGGATTCGCCGCCGAGTTCTTCATCTTCAAGGGCGCGTTCGAGTCCACGGTGATGGCGGCGATGCCGCTGTTTACCGGCGTGGCGATGTTCGGTATCGTCATCGTCGCGGGCTACCTGCTGTTCGCGATGCAGCGGACCCTGTTCGGGCCGTTCCGGTTCGACGGTGACTACGAGATTACCGAAGCGCCGTTCCACGACGTGGCGCCGCTCGCGGTGCTCTTGCTGCTCACCATCGTCCTCGGTGTCTCGCCCGACATCTTCTTCACCATGATTCAGGACGCGGTCAATCCGATTCTCGAACTGGGAGGTGCGTTCTAA